Proteins from a genomic interval of Plasmodium reichenowi strain SY57 chromosome 13, whole genome shotgun sequence:
- a CDS encoding hypothetical protein (conserved Plasmodium protein, unknown function): MSNQGDFNTYIYIPVKCNESIKKRCELCFDVLFKLIEMKHKECYNKSKEKNLLCNNDINKGEIHKHIYYQLDKLNEHIKENNIEKDFKEPLHISISGSLNLKRYMINSFINKIKEELKNQNSFYLFFRNEVDLYKSQKNTKYFCSYTVKEDQQELYLNALKEKINKILNEFDLKDTHLNRIYHLSLAYTNINLDVLLEKKNKKCVEEETFFWPNINELILNKDIKENRLDDLYIYVNCIHIRIGYKLYKIPFKSFDDNLNVSDSYDSYMSSTDE; this comes from the exons ATGTCTAATCAAGGAGATTTtaatacttatatatatattccag TAAAATGTAATGAGAGTATCAAGAAAAGGTGCGAATTATGCTTTGACGTATTGTTCAAATTGATAGAAATGAAACACAAAGAATGCTATAACAAgtcaaaagaaaaaaatttattatgtaataatgatataaataaaggGGAAATAcacaaacatatatattatcaactagataaattaaatgaacatattaaagaaaataatattgaaaaagATTTTAAAGAACCTTTGCATATTAGTATATCAGGTTCGCTTAATTTGAAAAGATATATGATTAATTcctttattaataaaataaaagagGAATTGAAAAATCAAAACAg cttttatttattttttcgAAATGAAGTAGACCTGTATAAAAGTCAAAAGAACACAAAATACTTTTGTTCCTATACCGTAAAAGAAGATCAACAAGAACTATATTTAAATGcattaaaagaaaaaataaataagatattaaatgaatttGATCTTAAAGATACACATTTAAATAGGATATATCATTTATCTTTAGCTTACACCAATATAAATTTGGATGTActtttagaaaaaaaaaacaaaaaatgtGTTGAAGAAGAAACCTTTTTCTGGCCGAACATAAAtgaattaatattaaacaAGGATATTAAGGAAAATAGATTGGATgacttatatatatatgttaattgTATTCACATACGTATTGGatacaaattatataaaattcCGTTCAAATCTTTTGATGATAATTTGAATGTATCAGATTCGTATGATTCATATATGAGTAGCACAgatgaataa
- a CDS encoding lipoyl synthase, putative: protein MHFGILSLFYLYILFSIIMRIKCVITKNLKKTKKLTRSYIPHRNMENGIILNYIEKTNPAYLKRGKNKNKNKKGHIYKLKNVEKLLYANKYVQEGNENFSSTTKKLLLTPKVGNKMPEGKKPDWFHVAAPTGTKYNKLKDDIKKLNLHTVCEEAQCPNIGECWNIGTATIMLLGDTCTRGCKFCSIKTSSNPLPPDINEPFNTAKAICEWNIDYVVLTSVDRDDLPDGGASHFAKTVELVKFSRPDILIECLVSDFQGNIDSVRKLAFSGLDVYAHNIETVKRLQKYVRDKRANYDQSLFVLKTAKEINPQLYTKTSIMLGLGETKEEVIQTMYDARKNNIDVITFGQYLRPTKNHLSIVQYISPQMFEYYKEEGLKMGFKYIASGPLVRSSYKAGEYFIKNLVNQRNKDKKN from the coding sequence ATGCATTTTGGTATCCTATCCCTTTTTTACTTGTATATCCTTTTTTCCATTATTATGAGGATAAAATGTGTCATAACGaaaaatttgaaaaaaacaaagaaACTAACCCGTTCCTACATACCTCATAGGAATATGGAAAATGGTAtcattttaaattatattgaaaaaaCAAACCCTGCATATTTGAAAAGAGgaaagaataaaaataaaaataaaaaaggacatatatataaattaaagaaTGTAGAAAAATTGTTATACGCAAACAAATATGTACAAGAAggaaatgaaaatttttcTAGCactacaaaaaaattattattaacacCAAAAGTTGGAAATAAAATGCCTGAAGGAAAGAAACCAGATTGGTTTCATGTAGCTGCTCCTACTGGcacaaaatataataaattaaaagatgatataaaaaaattaaactTACATACAGTATGTGAAGAAGCACAATGTCCTAATATTGGAGAATGCTGGAATATAGGTACAGCAACCATTATGTTATTGGGTGATACATGTACAAGGGGTTGTAAATTTTGCTCAATTAAAACATCATCAAACCCATTACCTCCTGATATTAATGAACCTTTCAATACAGCTAAAGCTATATGTGAATGGAATATTGATTATGTTGTTTTAACTTCTGTTGATAGAGATGATTTACCAGATGGTGGAGCTAGCCATTTTGCTAAAACAGTAGAATTAGTAAAATTTTCAAGACCAGATATTTTAATTGAATGTTTAGTTTCTGATTTTCAAGGAAACATCGATTCTGTACGAAAACTAGCTTTTAGTGGATTGGATGTATATGCACATAATATAGAGACAGTTAAAAGATTACAGAAATATGTGAGAGATAAAAGAGCAAATTATGATCAAtcattatttgtattaaaaACAGCTAAAGAAATCAATCCTCAGTTATACACAAAAACAAGTATTATGTTAGGATTGGGAGAGACGAAAGAAGAAGTTATACAAACTATGTATGATGcaagaaaaaataatatagatgTTATAACATTTGGTCAATACTTAAGACCTACAAAAAATCATTTAAGTATTGttcaatatatatcacCACAAATGTTCgaatattataaagaagAAGGATTAAAAATGGgatttaaatatatagcCAGCGGCCCTTTAGTTCGTTCTTCTTATAAGGCAGgtgaatattttataaaaaatttagtTAACCAACGAAAcaaagataaaaaaaattaa
- a CDS encoding hypothetical protein (conserved Plasmodium protein, unknown function): MFLASYFDRKDKVNEKSETEIEEIEYKKNNLEKVLKNALYLHKEKNVKLKDEEDKKKQIKEYLSSFLKKKIKDEHKMNLSYFIYDENEKRNISKYSVDNFNEREEDQRGIYNLLKENKSLNNMSKDMLILANYLQHDKLKNIDIISVYNIIDKYIDKYKLEIDEIKKELDKEADKEIKKKQNNLDTIYNIKKELGNIHIVEEENSNNTVEYMLNEMKIIKKLIKQKEYIICVKNTLISLDYAKKCAVNRKYDESLNIILDIVNILHIFKKNFKKQVIKNIEFFIPLLAEYYINKSKLLLSSIHWGNNISYVSTNSLEDVINDIDMSEDNEEIYDDMCDDNEDIYDDMCDDNEDIYNDMCDDNEDIYDDTNNYYQGFENTDINYSTTFINAEKTKNVAQQKEKKRRLLYYNRHMNKFHDKINNSVIFDKEYMGLIKKESLEFINILICCNYIEKINICITEENEENENILFVKQKYYSSSFYVEELASSIINFFRSFFQNDKSPLFKFDKPEWGLKYLFYQSIISNYILKMLLNYAHMENFKSNNIILKQTLEYMFTYNNKYKEILRNINNIENLDRNPTSINNKQETIAMSSVSSDVQYERDHMKLFPELNNDNNNNNNNNDNNDNNYNDNFYRNNNYFHPMSDQIKNSSHSYLLDNNFNIKDRWPSKNTHIYYNTYNCMKDEDKQILFEDISNYKMVLEKLNYEIITECRLYILSRISYFIHLYTFDENNKDDIKKSFLNFMQHIFLIYKKWWLYDRHNCKHLLDDFYNNTYIKLNPMENEKTNQHNNFNNNNDDDDNNNDNDNNNNNDNNLNGINHDNNINNYNVENNTIQHLQNNELLKNRNLQLSSEENIINMNEKTNDGVYIRDFFMLNEKEFLIDILNDMSNKKCCIKLKNNIILDENDCINEYSDIFIQLLKKIKNRIWCFRNNHEFMEEYMNNVVKKLLIIVKDEFRFHWNNISDLIGDSEITCLLYISFHRINNFLNIYQYKKYLEEIKQNFDILEKKMFHNFLDAFYHFISIRIYNLFSVSNVFHEYIINNLYKIKKNLPDIIFIQFLNRILYKLDKTILKYLLNQNISFLQNELYFQTFINNSYILLQQIEELNYKNKKEKLNNNTGIFIYNMNLLREILKLMTDNIDTLKDKINEIKCSYAFLKNKNNWIDQVTRITNSLLKDDSSSDDNKSSNYNYKENWENKCNKTEISIIKIKMLLLRRPDIKTIAEKSIVVKEFIEY; encoded by the coding sequence ATGTTTTTAGCAAGTTATTTTGATCGTAAAGATAAAGTTAACGAGAAGAGTGAAACAGAAATTGAAGAAATTgaatataagaaaaataatttagaAAAGGTACTGAAGAATgctttatatttacataagGAGAAAAACGTCAAATTAAAAGATGAGGAAgataaaaagaaacaaatCAAAGAATACTTGTCCagttttttaaaaaagaaaataaaggatgaacataaaatgaatttatcatattttatttatgatgaaaatgaaaaacGAAATATTAGTAAATATTCAGTAGACAATTTTAATGAAAGAGAAGAAGATCAAAGaggtatatataatttgttaaaagaaaataaaagtcTTAATAATATGTCAAAAGATATGTTGATACTAGCTAATTATTTACAACATGAcaaattgaaaaatatagatataatatcagtttataatattattgataaatatattgataaatataaattagaaattgatgaaattaaaaaagaattagaTAAAGAAGCTGacaaagaaataaaaaagaaacaaaacaatttagatactatatataatataaaaaaagaattaggaaatatacatattgttgaagaagaaaatagTAACAATACTGTCGAATATATGTTAAACgaaatgaaaataataaaaaaattaatcaaacaaaaagaatatattatctgTGTAAAAAATACTTTAATCAGTTTAGATTATGCAAAAAAATGTGCAGTGAATAGGAAATATGATGAatcattaaatattattttagatatagtaaatatattacatatatttaaaaaaaatttcaaaAAGCAagtaattaaaaatatagaattCTTTATTCCATTGTTAGcagaatattatatcaaCAAATCAAAGTTGTTACTATCAAGTATACATTGGGGCAATAATATTTCGTATGTATCAACAAACTCGTTAGAAGACGttataaatgatatagaTATGAGTGAGGATAACgaagaaatatatgatgatatGTGTGATGATAACgaagatatatatgatgatatGTGTGATGATAACgaagatatatataatgatatgtgtgatgataatgaagatatatatgatgatacaaataattattatcaagGTTTTGAAAACACAGATATTAATTATTCCACGACATTTATAAATGCagaaaaaacaaagaaTGTAGCAcaacaaaaagaaaaaaaaagaagacttctatattataatcgccatatgaataaatttcacgataaaataaataacagTGTTATATTTGATAAGGAATATATGGGtttgataaaaaaagaaagtCTAGAATTTATCAacattttaatttgttgtaattatatagaaaaaattaatatatgtattacAGAGGAAAAcgaagaaaatgaaaatatattatttgttaaacaaaaatattattcatcATCTTTTTATGTAGAAGAATTAGCTAGCAGcataattaatttttttcgTTCCTTTTTTCAAAATGATAAAAGTCCACTATTCAAATTTGATAAACCTGAATGGGGACTTaagtatttattttatcaatCTATTATAAGTAATTATATCTTAAAGATGTTATTAAATTACGCTCACATGgaaaattttaaaagtaataatataatattgaaaCAAACATTAGAGTATATGTTTAcgtataataataaatataaagagATACTGcgtaatattaataatattgaaaattTGGATAGGAATCCTACATccataaataataaacagGAAACAATTGCAATGAGTAGTGTGTCATCAGATGTGCAATACGAAAGAGATCACATGAAACTATTTCCGGAActtaataatgataataataataataataataataatgataataatgataataattataacgataatttttatcgtaataataattattttcatccCATGAGTgatcaaataaaaaattcttCCCATTCTTACCTATtggataataattttaatattaaagatAGGTGGCCCAGTAAAAACacacatatttattataatacatacaATTGTATGAAGGATGAAGATAAACAAATATTGTTTGAAGACATAagtaattataaaatggtgttggaaaaattaaattatgaaaTTATAACAGAATGTCGATTGTACATATTAAGTAGAATAAGCTATTTTATTCATCTATATACTtttgatgaaaataataaggatgatataaaaaaatcgtttttaaattttatgcagcatatttttttaatatacaaaaaatgGTGGTTATATGATAGGCATAATTGTAAGCATTTGTTAGATGATTTTTACAACAATACATATATCAAATTGAATCCTATggaaaatgaaaaaacGAACCAACATAATAactttaataataataatgatgatgatgataataataatgataatgataataataataataatgataataatttgaatGGTATTAatcatgataataatataaataattataatgtaGAGAATAATACAATTCAACATTTACAAAATAACGAATTATTGAAAAATAGAAACCTGCAATTAAGTAGcgaagaaaatataattaatatgaatgaaaaaacaaatgatGGTGTTTATATTAGAGACTTCTTTATgttaaatgaaaaagaatttcttatagatatattaaacgATATGTCAAACAAAAAGTGttgtataaaattaaaaaataatataatattagaTGAAAATGATTGTATCAATGAATATAgtgatatatttatacaattattaaaaaaaataaaaaatagaatATGGTGTTTTCGTAACAATCACGAATTTATGGAagaatatatgaataatgtagtaaaaaaattattaattattgTAAAAGATGAATTTAGATTTCATtggaataatatatcagATTTGATTGGTGATTCTGAAATAACATgtttgttatatatttcttttcatagaataaataattttttaaatatatatcaatataaaaaatatcttgaagaaataaaacaaaattttgatattctagaaaaaaaaatgtttcaTAATTTTCTAGATGcattttatcattttatatctataagaatatataatctCTTTTCTGTAAGTAATGTATTtcatgaatatattataaataatttatataaaataaaaaaaaatttaccagatataatatttattcaaTTCTTAAAcagaatattatataaattagATAAAAccattttaaaatatttattaaatcaaaatatttcatttttacaaaatgaattatattttcagACATTCATAAAcaattcatatattttattacaacaaatagaagaattaaattataaaaacaagaaagaaaaattaaataataatactggaatattcatttataatatgaactTATTAAgagaaatattaaaattaatgaCTGATAATATAGATACATTGAAAGACAAAATTAACGAAATAAAATGTAGCTATgcatttttaaaaaataaaaataattggATAGATCAAGTTACACGAATAACaaattctttattaaaagatGATTCTTCtagtgatgataataaatcttctaattataattataaagaaaattgGGAAAACAAATGTAACAAAACTGAAATATCCATTATCAAAATTAAGatgttattattaagaAGACCggatataaaaacaattgCAGAAAAATCAATTGTTGTTAAAGAGTTTATAGAATATTGA
- a CDS encoding aspartate carbamoyltransferase, with translation MIEIFCTAIVVITLLIVGFFFYMIIGTKKKKLKLDNMFYINSMYKIDLDTIMTKMKNKSVINIDDVDDEELLAILFTSKQFEKILKNNEDSKYLENKVFCSMFLEPSTRTRCSFDAAILKLGSKVLNITDMNSTSFYKGETVEDAFKILSTYVDGIIYRDPSKKNVDIAVSCSSKPIINAGNGTGEHPTQSLLDFYTIHNYFPFILDRNINKKLNIAFVGDLKNGRTVHSLSKLLSRYNVSFNFVSCKSLNIPKDIVNTITYNLIKNNFYSDDSIKYFDNLEEGLKDVHIIYMTRIQKERFTDVDEYNQYKNAFILSNKSLENTRDDTKILHPLPRVNEIKVEVDSNPKSVYFTQAENGLYVRMALLYLIFSSTS, from the exons atgattgAAATATTTTGCACTGCAATTGTTGTGATCACCTTATTGATTGTGgggttttttttttatatgattataggaacaaaaaaaaaaaaattaaaattagataatatgttttatatcAATAGCATGTATAAAATTGATTTGGATACAATCATGACgaaaatgaaaaacaaAAGTGTAATTAATATTGATGATGTAGATGATGAGGAATTATTGGCTATCTTATTTACATCCAAACAATTTgagaaaatattaaaaaataatgaagatagcaaatatttagaaaataaagTTTTCTGTAGTATGTTCCTTGAACCAAGTACAAGAACAAGATGTTCTTTTGATGCTGcaattttaaaattagGTTCCAAGGTTTTAAATATCACTGATATGAATTCAACTTCTTTTTATAAGGGAGAAACTGTTGAAGATGCCTTTAAAATATTGTCAACATACGTGGATGGAATTATATACAGAGATCCATCAAAG AAAAATGTCGATATTGCTGTTTCTTGTTCAAGCAAGCCAATTATTAATGCCGGTAATGGAACAGGCGAACATCCAACTCAGTCCCTCTTAGATTTTTATACAATTCATAATTACTTTCCATTTATTCTAgatagaaatataaataaaaagcTTAATATAGCTTTCGTTGGAGATTTGAAAAATGGAAGAACTGTACATTCACTTAGCAAACTACTTAGCAGATACAACGTCAGTTTTAATTTCGTTTCATGTAAATCGTTGAATATTCCTAAAGATATAGTAAATACTATTACATATAActtaataaaaaacaatttttaTAGTGATGATTCTATCaaatattttgataatttGGAGGAAGGATTAAAAGACgttcatataatttatatgacCAGAATACAAAAAGAAAGATTTACTGATGTAGATGAATATAATCAATATAAAAACGCATTCATTCTGAGTAATAAATCTTTAGAAAACACAAGAGACGACACAAAG ataCTTCACCCTCTTCCAAGAGTTAACGAAATAAAAGTTGAAGTAGATAGTAATCCAAAAAGTGTTTATTTTACACAAGCAGAAAATGGATTATATGTAAGAATGGCTTTGTTATATCTCATTTTTTCATCAACTAGCTag